In Vagococcus luciliae, one genomic interval encodes:
- a CDS encoding alpha-ketoacid dehydrogenase subunit beta, with amino-acid sequence MAIKNMVQAINEALTQEMERDERILVFGEDVGTNGGVFRVTDGMSDKLGIDRVFDTPLAESGIMGMAMGLALGGYRPVPEIQFSGFTMEAIDGLLGQLARHRYRMGGTEGVPVTVRSTFGGGVGTPELHSDNLEGLFSQSPGIRIVIPSGPYDAKGLLTASIRNNDPVYFLEHLKLYRSIKEEVPEESYEIPLDKAHVVQEGTDITIVTYGAMVHESKKAIESLEKDGISIELIDLRTVAPFDIDTILASVKKTGRVVVVQEAQRLTGVGNQIMAEIAEGAMYELEASIGRVAAPDSHFPFGQAESVWLPNAKTIEEQVRNTMAE; translated from the coding sequence ATGGCTATTAAAAATATGGTACAGGCAATCAATGAAGCCTTAACTCAAGAGATGGAACGAGATGAAAGAATTTTAGTTTTTGGAGAAGACGTTGGAACAAACGGAGGTGTATTCCGTGTTACAGATGGTATGAGTGACAAATTAGGAATTGACCGTGTTTTTGATACACCTTTAGCTGAATCTGGAATTATGGGAATGGCAATGGGATTAGCTCTTGGTGGCTATCGTCCAGTTCCTGAAATTCAATTTTCAGGATTTACTATGGAAGCCATTGATGGATTATTGGGTCAATTAGCTCGTCATCGTTACCGTATGGGAGGAACAGAAGGAGTTCCTGTGACAGTTCGCTCGACATTTGGTGGTGGTGTTGGGACACCAGAGTTACATTCGGACAACTTAGAAGGATTATTTAGTCAATCACCTGGTATTCGAATTGTTATCCCAAGTGGACCATATGATGCGAAAGGACTATTAACCGCTTCTATTCGAAATAATGATCCAGTTTATTTCCTAGAGCATTTAAAACTCTATCGTTCGATTAAAGAAGAAGTGCCTGAAGAATCATATGAGATTCCTTTAGACAAAGCACATGTTGTACAAGAAGGAACAGATATTACGATTGTCACTTATGGTGCGATGGTTCATGAATCGAAAAAAGCCATCGAATCCTTAGAAAAAGATGGCATTTCGATTGAGTTAATCGACTTACGTACTGTAGCACCTTTTGATATTGACACGATTTTAGCATCTGTTAAGAAGACAGGTCGAGTAGTGGTTGTTCAAGAAGCACAGCGTTTAACAGGTGTGGGCAATCAGATTATGGCAGAAATTGCAGAAGGCGCTATGTATGAATTGGAAGCATCAATTGGTCGTGTTGCTGCACCAGATAGTCATTTCCCATTTGGACAAGCAGAATCTGTTTGGTTACCAAATGCGAAAACGATTGAAGAACAAGTTAGAAATACAATGGCTGAATAG
- a CDS encoding D-2-hydroxyacid dehydrogenase: MKKIMMMGAREDEKQFADKWAKENNVEVVLTNEVLNEETYHLLKGFDGLSLQQTMGISNDIYAQLSKDGFKQIAQRSAGIDMYNLDVAKENNILITNVPAYSPNSVAEFAVGSVLNCLRHTKLINKRVTNHNFSWDKSILSKEVRELTIGILGTGRIGQLTAEMLKGFGATLIGYDLYKNKSLEAILTYEDNFNTFLASCDVISIHMPLTEENYHLFNEETFAKMKPGSILINASRGAIVNTNDLIKALDSHQLASCALDTYENEMPFVTKDFNNKPINDPVLEELIQRDDVIYTPHIAFYTETAVTNLVSGALDSCLAILNGERPQTIVNL; this comes from the coding sequence ATGAAGAAAATTATGATGATGGGTGCTAGAGAAGATGAAAAACAGTTTGCTGATAAATGGGCTAAAGAAAATAATGTCGAAGTTGTTTTAACTAATGAGGTACTTAATGAAGAAACTTATCACTTGTTAAAAGGATTTGATGGTTTAAGTCTCCAACAAACAATGGGGATTTCAAATGATATTTATGCCCAACTGAGTAAAGATGGCTTTAAACAAATTGCTCAACGGTCAGCCGGTATTGATATGTACAACTTAGATGTTGCAAAAGAAAATAATATTTTAATTACGAATGTGCCAGCTTACTCCCCAAACTCTGTCGCTGAGTTTGCAGTTGGAAGCGTTCTAAATTGTTTAAGACATACAAAATTAATTAATAAACGAGTGACAAATCATAATTTTAGTTGGGATAAATCAATCTTGTCTAAAGAAGTCAGAGAATTAACGATTGGAATATTAGGGACTGGTCGTATTGGTCAGTTAACAGCTGAGATGCTCAAAGGCTTTGGTGCAACGTTGATTGGTTATGATCTTTATAAAAATAAATCATTGGAAGCTATTTTAACATATGAAGATAATTTTAATACGTTTTTAGCATCATGTGATGTCATTTCTATTCATATGCCTCTAACAGAAGAAAATTATCATTTATTTAATGAAGAAACCTTTGCAAAAATGAAGCCTGGTTCTATTTTAATTAACGCTTCTCGCGGTGCAATTGTTAACACAAACGATTTAATTAAGGCTCTGGACTCACATCAATTAGCATCTTGTGCACTTGATACTTACGAAAATGAAATGCCTTTTGTGACAAAAGATTTTAATAATAAACCTATTAATGACCCGGTGTTAGAAGAATTAATACAACGAGATGATGTTATTTATACTCCCCATATTGCTTTTTACACTGAAACAGCTGTCACAAATTTAGTGTCAGGTGCACTTGATTCATGTTTAGCCATATTAAATGGTGAAAGACCGCAAACAATTGTTAATCTATAA
- a CDS encoding LysR family transcriptional regulator, producing MEFRQIRYFIEIIKAQNYSHAAKNLFVTQPTLSWNMNKLQEELGVKLLYQVGNKVMPTTAGSILFNKGQEILEDIERLTTEIETDNTLEKKELVLGSNAVISPVFMPLIEKFMAIYPNFSITIEEQGSIKTQKKVAKGELEIGIVSFPIKEENLEIERNIFHTMKYDASILMRDDHPLASKKSLNLKDLKDYTFSSMSKDYVLWHVLQGMTRDVGFIPKIDIMSNNHEVLVNNIMKNNTLALLPIQLKDFYDNSPLTWVPIKDKIKPFDIVVIHKKNTPLSPAAALCLEFLTNQKIIND from the coding sequence ATGGAGTTTAGGCAGATACGTTATTTTATCGAGATAATTAAAGCTCAAAACTATTCACACGCTGCAAAAAATCTTTTTGTTACTCAGCCAACATTATCTTGGAATATGAATAAACTACAAGAAGAATTGGGTGTTAAATTACTATATCAAGTAGGTAATAAGGTCATGCCTACCACAGCAGGAAGTATCTTATTTAACAAAGGACAAGAAATTTTAGAAGATATTGAACGACTCACTACTGAGATTGAAACAGATAACACATTAGAAAAAAAAGAATTAGTCCTTGGATCAAATGCTGTCATATCACCTGTATTCATGCCATTAATCGAAAAATTTATGGCTATTTACCCAAATTTTTCGATTACTATAGAAGAACAAGGATCAATCAAAACCCAAAAGAAAGTGGCCAAAGGTGAATTAGAAATAGGCATTGTGTCATTTCCTATTAAAGAAGAAAATTTAGAAATTGAACGAAATATTTTTCATACTATGAAGTATGATGCATCAATTTTAATGAGGGATGATCATCCATTAGCTTCAAAAAAATCTCTCAATTTAAAAGATTTAAAAGACTACACCTTCTCATCTATGAGCAAAGACTATGTGTTGTGGCATGTGCTTCAAGGTATGACACGAGATGTTGGCTTTATACCAAAAATTGATATTATGAGTAATAACCATGAAGTATTAGTCAATAATATTATGAAAAACAATACGTTAGCTCTGTTACCCATTCAGTTAAAAGATTTTTATGACAATTCTCCACTAACTTGGGTACCTATTAAAGATAAAATTAAACCATTTGATATTGTCGTGATTCATAAGAAGAACACGCCACTTAGCCCTGCAGCGGCATTATGCTTAGAATTCCTTACCAATCAAAAAATAATAAATGATTAA
- a CDS encoding ABC transporter ATP-binding protein yields the protein MTVSKRNKLLEVKHLKQYFNIGRSDEVKAVDDISFYINQGETFGLVGESGCGKSTTGRSIIRLYNPTSGEINFDGENVASINGRDRMNQFRRDVQMIYQDPYASLNPRMKVRDIIAEGIDIHKLAKNVGERNKRVDELLKLVGLDPSHGTRYPHEFSGGQRQRIGIARALAVEPKFIICDEPISALDVSIQAQVVNLLQELQEKQQLTYLFIAHDLSMVKYISDRIGVMYYGKLVEVGSAEEIYKYGLHPYTESLLSAIPLPDPEYERHRVRTTYKPEKTTATDLSLREISEDHYVYCSESAVPKYQEKLQEMKKQ from the coding sequence ATGACAGTTTCAAAAAGAAATAAACTTTTAGAGGTTAAACATTTAAAACAGTATTTTAATATTGGTCGTTCTGATGAAGTAAAAGCAGTTGATGATATTAGTTTTTATATTAATCAAGGCGAAACATTTGGACTTGTTGGAGAATCTGGATGTGGTAAATCCACAACTGGTCGAAGTATTATCCGTTTATACAACCCGACAAGTGGTGAGATTAATTTTGACGGTGAAAATGTTGCTTCAATAAATGGTCGTGATCGTATGAATCAATTTAGACGTGATGTTCAAATGATTTATCAAGACCCATATGCTTCTTTAAATCCTCGTATGAAAGTACGAGATATTATAGCAGAAGGCATTGATATTCATAAGTTAGCCAAAAATGTAGGTGAACGAAATAAACGAGTAGATGAATTATTAAAACTTGTTGGTCTTGACCCAAGTCATGGGACACGTTATCCACATGAATTTTCAGGAGGTCAACGTCAACGTATTGGAATCGCGCGAGCTCTTGCGGTTGAACCTAAATTTATTATTTGTGATGAACCAATTTCTGCTTTGGATGTTTCTATTCAAGCACAGGTTGTCAATTTATTACAAGAGTTGCAAGAAAAACAACAACTGACTTATTTGTTTATTGCCCATGATTTATCAATGGTTAAATATATCAGTGATCGTATAGGGGTGATGTATTATGGAAAATTGGTAGAAGTTGGAAGTGCAGAGGAGATTTATAAGTATGGATTACATCCTTACACAGAAAGCTTATTATCCGCCATTCCATTACCTGACCCTGAGTATGAACGTCATAGAGTAAGGACTACTTACAAACCTGAAAAAACAACTGCTACAGATTTATCATTAAGAGAAATTAGTGAAGATCATTATGTGTATTGTAGTGAATCAGCAGTACCTAAATATCAAGAAAAATTACAAGAGATGAAAAAACAGTAG
- the pdhA gene encoding pyruvate dehydrogenase (acetyl-transferring) E1 component subunit alpha produces the protein MTTKEFKLFNDMMKKSADAVPFVQILDENAKLVNKGLKSSLTDDELVALMKNLVWGRTVNERLILAGRQGRIGNLPPSEGQEASQLATLFAMKKTDFLFPTYRDVIPLISHGMPMKNAVLWYRGHVAANILPEGVHGLPAQVIIGSQYVQAAGLGMAYKRDGKDQVAMTYIGDGGSSQGDFYEGINFAGVFESQTVFIVQNNQYGISVPRDMQSKAPTLAQKAAAAGIPGIQVDGMDPLALYEVTKLAREYTMAGNGPVLIETLTYRFGPHTLSDDPTRYRTQEELDEWLEKDFMIRMRKHLGEKGIWNEEMEQEVINQTTEEMNEALDAADNEPKQKVSQLLRNVFEVPTPRIAKEIKMYELKEEN, from the coding sequence ATGACTACAAAAGAATTTAAATTATTTAATGACATGATGAAAAAAAGTGCAGATGCTGTGCCATTTGTACAAATACTAGATGAAAATGCCAAATTAGTAAATAAAGGATTAAAGAGTTCGTTAACAGATGATGAATTAGTAGCATTAATGAAAAACTTAGTGTGGGGTAGAACAGTTAATGAACGCCTCATTTTAGCAGGTCGTCAAGGGCGTATTGGTAACTTACCACCTTCAGAAGGACAAGAAGCGTCTCAACTAGCAACATTATTTGCTATGAAGAAAACAGATTTTCTATTCCCAACGTATCGTGATGTGATTCCATTGATTAGTCATGGCATGCCAATGAAAAATGCTGTTTTATGGTATCGCGGACACGTTGCAGCTAATATTTTACCGGAAGGAGTTCATGGACTTCCAGCTCAAGTTATTATTGGGTCGCAATATGTTCAAGCAGCAGGATTAGGAATGGCTTACAAACGCGATGGTAAAGATCAAGTAGCGATGACTTACATTGGAGATGGTGGATCATCACAAGGGGATTTCTATGAAGGGATTAACTTTGCTGGAGTATTTGAATCTCAAACAGTATTTATTGTACAAAACAACCAGTATGGTATTTCTGTTCCTCGTGACATGCAAAGTAAAGCACCAACCCTAGCTCAAAAAGCAGCAGCAGCAGGTATTCCGGGAATTCAAGTGGATGGTATGGATCCATTAGCTCTATATGAAGTGACGAAGTTAGCACGTGAATATACAATGGCAGGAAATGGCCCTGTATTAATCGAAACATTAACGTATCGTTTTGGACCGCATACATTGTCTGATGATCCAACAAGATATCGTACACAAGAGGAATTAGATGAGTGGTTAGAAAAAGATTTTATGATTCGTATGCGTAAACATTTAGGTGAAAAAGGTATTTGGAACGAAGAGATGGAGCAAGAAGTGATTAATCAAACAACGGAAGAAATGAATGAGGCACTTGATGCAGCAGATAATGAACCAAAACAAAAAGTTTCTCAATTATTAAGAAATGTGTTTGAAGTTCCTACACCACGCATCGCAAAAGAAATTAAAATGTATGAACTTAAGGAGGAAAACTAA
- a CDS encoding ABC transporter ATP-binding protein translates to MAVDKILEVKDLNISFDTFAGEVHAIRGVNFDLHKGETLAIVGESGSGKSVTSRAIMRLLANNARITNGDILFKGKNLLNKSEKEMQSIRGKDIAMIFQDPMTSLDPTMNIGNQVAESLRKHKKVSKTEALERALDLLNLVGIPNAEKRLKNYPHQFSGGQRQRIVIAIALICYPEILIADEPTTALDVTIQAQIIELMKDIQQKIKTSIIFITHDLGVVANVADRVAVMYGGRIVEIGTSDEIFYNPQHPYTWGLLSSMPTLETKEEKLYAIPGSPPDLLDPPTGDAFYPRNRYAMEIDTIEAPPFFKVSPTHYAATWLLAPGAPKVTPPLEIVKRQEEYKKKFA, encoded by the coding sequence ATGGCTGTAGATAAGATATTAGAAGTAAAAGATTTAAATATTTCTTTTGATACTTTTGCTGGTGAAGTTCATGCTATACGAGGGGTGAACTTTGATTTACATAAAGGAGAAACCTTAGCAATTGTGGGAGAGTCAGGATCTGGAAAATCAGTCACTTCAAGAGCAATTATGCGTTTACTAGCAAATAATGCACGCATAACAAATGGTGATATTTTATTTAAAGGTAAAAATTTATTAAATAAGAGTGAGAAAGAGATGCAGTCAATTCGAGGAAAAGATATTGCAATGATTTTCCAAGATCCGATGACATCACTTGATCCAACAATGAATATAGGAAATCAAGTAGCTGAATCTCTTAGAAAACATAAAAAAGTTAGTAAGACAGAAGCATTAGAAAGAGCATTGGACCTATTAAACCTAGTGGGGATCCCAAATGCTGAAAAACGATTAAAAAATTATCCACATCAATTTTCAGGAGGTCAACGTCAAAGAATTGTTATTGCAATCGCATTGATATGTTATCCTGAAATTTTAATAGCAGATGAACCTACAACGGCTTTGGATGTAACGATTCAAGCACAAATTATTGAATTAATGAAAGATATTCAGCAAAAAATTAAAACCTCTATTATTTTCATTACACATGATTTGGGTGTTGTAGCAAATGTAGCTGATAGAGTAGCTGTAATGTATGGTGGTAGAATTGTTGAAATTGGAACATCTGATGAGATTTTTTACAATCCTCAACATCCTTATACATGGGGACTTTTAAGTTCTATGCCAACACTTGAAACAAAAGAAGAAAAATTGTATGCAATACCAGGCTCTCCACCTGATTTATTGGATCCACCTACTGGAGATGCCTTTTATCCGAGAAATCGATATGCTATGGAAATAGATACAATCGAAGCTCCACCATTTTTTAAAGTGTCACCTACTCATTATGCGGCTACTTGGTTATTAGCACCAGGCGCACCAAAAGTGACACCGCCATTAGAGATTGTCAAACGACAAGAAGAGTACAAGAAAAAGTTTGCATAA
- the lpdA gene encoding dihydrolipoyl dehydrogenase — MVVGDFESSLGTVVIGAGPGGYVAAIRAAQLGQSVTLIEKEYMGGTCLNVGCIPSKALIESSHYYHDITNSSFSGIKAKDVSIDFEEIQKWKDEQVVKKLTDGIKFLLKKNNVNVIEGAGYFMEENKVRVMHEFGGETYTFDNAIIATGSTPIEIPGFKFSDRVLDSTGLLNIKEIPESLVVIGGGYIGSELAGVFANLGTKVTILEGQSSILPNFDKKLVSFVEKSFKKLNVDIETKALAKQATIKDDGVTVTYEIDGKEKSIDCEYCLVSVGRKPNTSELGLERIGVKMSDRGLIEVDDTCQTSVEHIYAIGDIVPGLALAHKASYEGKIAAEVISGKDVSVDYRVMPAVCFTDPELSSTGLTKTEAKGLGYDVLVSEFPLSGNGRALSMGKTEGLVQIISDKQTGEILGGQIAGVNASDLISEISLAIETDATLEDISLTVHPHPTVSEAIMEAAEVGLGLPIHI, encoded by the coding sequence ATGGTTGTTGGGGATTTTGAATCAAGTTTAGGGACAGTGGTAATAGGAGCAGGACCAGGAGGATATGTCGCCGCTATTCGAGCTGCACAACTTGGACAATCAGTTACTTTAATTGAAAAAGAATATATGGGAGGAACTTGTTTAAATGTTGGATGTATCCCATCAAAAGCACTTATTGAATCAAGTCATTATTATCATGATATAACCAACTCTTCTTTTTCTGGAATTAAAGCAAAAGATGTGAGCATTGATTTTGAAGAAATACAAAAATGGAAAGATGAACAAGTGGTAAAAAAATTAACAGATGGCATTAAGTTTCTATTAAAGAAAAACAACGTTAATGTGATTGAAGGCGCTGGGTACTTTATGGAAGAAAATAAAGTGAGGGTGATGCATGAATTTGGCGGTGAAACTTATACGTTTGACAATGCAATTATTGCAACAGGTAGTACGCCAATCGAAATTCCCGGGTTTAAATTTAGCGACAGAGTATTGGATTCAACCGGGTTACTAAATATTAAAGAAATACCAGAAAGCCTTGTAGTGATTGGAGGAGGCTATATTGGAAGTGAGTTAGCAGGTGTTTTTGCCAATCTAGGAACAAAAGTTACGATATTAGAAGGACAATCATCTATACTACCAAACTTTGATAAAAAATTGGTCTCATTTGTAGAAAAATCATTTAAAAAACTGAATGTAGACATCGAAACAAAGGCATTAGCTAAACAAGCGACTATCAAAGATGATGGTGTGACCGTAACATATGAAATTGATGGAAAAGAAAAATCGATTGATTGTGAGTATTGTTTAGTATCAGTTGGTAGAAAACCAAACACAAGTGAGTTAGGGCTTGAAAGAATTGGTGTAAAAATGTCTGATAGAGGTTTGATTGAAGTAGATGATACTTGTCAAACAAGTGTGGAACATATTTATGCCATTGGGGATATTGTACCCGGTCTAGCATTAGCACATAAAGCCAGTTATGAAGGAAAAATTGCGGCAGAAGTTATTTCAGGTAAAGATGTGTCAGTAGATTACCGTGTGATGCCAGCTGTTTGCTTTACAGATCCAGAATTATCATCAACTGGCTTAACAAAAACTGAAGCAAAAGGGTTAGGTTATGACGTTCTTGTATCTGAGTTTCCATTATCAGGTAATGGACGTGCTTTATCTATGGGGAAAACTGAAGGACTAGTACAAATCATTAGTGATAAACAAACAGGAGAAATCCTTGGAGGACAAATTGCAGGGGTCAATGCGAGTGATTTGATTTCAGAAATTTCTCTAGCAATTGAAACAGATGCTACATTAGAAGATATTTCTTTAACAGTTCATCCACATCCAACTGTCAGCGAAGCTATCATGGAAGCCGCAGAAGTTGGTCTAGGTTTACCTATCCATATTTAA
- a CDS encoding PTS transporter subunit IIC, giving the protein MGLKGIKPKDYTMNILNGVALGVVVSLIPGALLSELSKALDWSFGLTATGIAQTLMPIVVGVAVAINFKFTPIQIGSLGMACVVGSGVARVNPDGGFIFQGSGDVINTGLTAAIAVLLILLLGEKLQAFTILVIPTIVTVIGGGLGLLLLPYVKSVTTLLGNFIATLTDLQPVPMAIAIALMFSMMIVSPIATVGIATAISLSGIASGAANLGICAAGFGLCIAGWKVNAVPTSLAHFIGSPKMQMANVLKKPKIMVPILCNAAITGSLAAFLDLQGTPFSAGFGFSGLIGPINALALAPNGWSALNIIKVVFAFLITPLVLGFIFNYVFNKKMGVAKADDYKLNFN; this is encoded by the coding sequence ATGGGACTTAAAGGAATCAAACCAAAAGATTATACAATGAATATTTTAAATGGTGTCGCACTGGGAGTAGTCGTTTCGCTAATTCCAGGTGCATTATTAAGTGAATTATCCAAAGCACTGGATTGGTCATTTGGTCTAACAGCTACTGGTATTGCCCAAACATTGATGCCTATTGTGGTTGGAGTAGCAGTAGCTATTAACTTTAAATTTACACCGATTCAGATTGGATCATTAGGAATGGCGTGTGTTGTTGGATCGGGAGTAGCACGAGTGAATCCTGATGGTGGGTTTATTTTCCAAGGTTCAGGAGATGTTATTAATACCGGACTAACTGCTGCAATTGCTGTGTTACTTATATTATTACTAGGTGAAAAACTACAAGCATTTACTATTTTAGTTATTCCAACTATTGTAACCGTTATCGGTGGTGGATTAGGTCTTTTGTTACTACCATATGTTAAATCAGTGACAACGTTATTAGGAAATTTTATTGCGACACTAACAGATTTACAACCAGTTCCAATGGCCATTGCTATTGCTCTGATGTTCTCGATGATGATCGTGTCACCAATCGCCACAGTAGGAATTGCCACAGCTATCTCATTATCAGGTATCGCTTCAGGTGCTGCTAATTTAGGAATTTGTGCGGCAGGATTTGGATTATGTATTGCTGGTTGGAAAGTAAATGCTGTTCCAACATCATTAGCACATTTTATTGGCTCACCAAAAATGCAAATGGCAAACGTTCTAAAGAAACCAAAAATTATGGTTCCAATTTTATGTAATGCAGCCATTACAGGATCACTTGCAGCCTTTCTTGATTTACAGGGAACACCATTTAGTGCAGGGTTTGGATTTAGTGGTTTAATCGGACCAATCAACGCTTTAGCTTTAGCACCAAATGGATGGTCAGCGTTAAATATTATAAAAGTCGTCTTTGCCTTTTTAATTACACCACTTGTTTTAGGCTTTATTTTTAATTATGTTTTCAATAAAAAAATGGGTGTAGCAAAAGCGGATGATTATAAATTGAACTTCAACTAA
- the opp3C gene encoding oligopeptide ABC transporter permease encodes MDKINIKDIPKDLFNPLPPSKKFESEKISAPSLSFMQDSWRRLKKNKAAVTSMILLIVIAIVAFGSTWVTPHNPTKQNPQYINLPPKIPGVSINGFNGTAVIGGTRVNKYEQAKVPTDEYFILGTDGLGRDELSRLLMGTRMSLIIALTAALLDLTFGVIYGLVSGMKGGRVDTIMQRILEVLSGIPNLVVMILMLMVFKPGMLSIILAMIVTGWITMARIVRAQTLKIKDQEYVLAATTLGEKQSKIAFKHVLPNISGVIIVQMMFSIPSAIFFEAFLSFIGLGLTPPTASLGTLLNEGYKTFRFLPHLMWAPAITLSVIMICFNLLADGLRDAFDPKMND; translated from the coding sequence ATGGATAAAATTAATATAAAAGATATACCAAAAGACCTATTTAACCCATTACCTCCATCAAAAAAATTTGAAAGTGAAAAGATTAGTGCTCCTTCTTTAAGTTTTATGCAAGATTCATGGAGACGACTAAAAAAAAATAAAGCAGCGGTTACTTCTATGATTTTATTAATCGTTATCGCTATTGTTGCTTTTGGTTCAACGTGGGTCACACCACATAACCCAACTAAGCAAAATCCACAGTATATTAATTTACCACCCAAAATACCTGGGGTTTCAATTAATGGGTTTAATGGGACAGCAGTAATTGGTGGAACTCGAGTGAACAAATACGAACAAGCTAAAGTTCCAACAGATGAATATTTTATTTTAGGAACAGATGGACTAGGTCGTGATGAATTATCACGTCTATTGATGGGTACACGTATGTCATTAATTATTGCTTTGACAGCAGCATTACTTGACTTAACATTTGGAGTGATTTATGGACTTGTATCGGGAATGAAGGGCGGACGAGTTGATACGATTATGCAGCGTATACTTGAAGTATTATCAGGTATTCCGAATTTGGTGGTCATGATTTTAATGTTGATGGTTTTTAAACCAGGTATGTTATCAATTATTCTCGCGATGATTGTTACTGGTTGGATTACAATGGCTCGTATTGTTAGAGCACAAACGTTAAAAATTAAAGACCAAGAGTATGTATTAGCTGCGACAACATTAGGAGAAAAACAGTCAAAGATTGCTTTTAAACATGTATTACCAAATATTTCAGGTGTTATTATTGTACAGATGATGTTTAGTATCCCTTCTGCTATATTTTTTGAAGCTTTCTTGAGTTTCATTGGATTAGGATTAACACCTCCAACAGCATCTCTTGGAACATTATTAAATGAAGGGTATAAAACATTCCGATTTTTACCTCATTTAATGTGGGCACCGGCTATTACGTTGTCAGTCATCATGATTTGTTTTAATCTACTTGCTGATGGACTGCGTGATGCATTTGATCCGAAGATGAATGACTAA
- the opp3b gene encoding oligopeptide ABC transporter permease, with translation MGNFAKYFLKRVGYMLLTLWLIITITFFLMKLLPGSPYANQEKLSPEQREILDKQAGLDKPVIEQYALYIGNVAKGDFGTSFQFKNQPVSKLLKERIGPSVQLGSQAIIFGTLVGILLGTVAAMRQNTWVDTIATLIAILGRSIPNFVFAVLLQYVFAIKLGILPIAKWEGFSSTILPTLALAMSPLADSARFIRTEMVEVLSSDYIELAKAKGFSRMQVVFRHGLRNSLIPLITLLGPLAVSLMTGSLVVENIFAIPGIGEQFVKSIMTNDYPTIMAVTVLFSTMLVVVILIVDLLYGIVDPRIRVTEGGKD, from the coding sequence ATGGGGAATTTTGCTAAGTACTTTCTTAAGCGGGTAGGCTATATGTTGTTAACATTATGGTTAATTATAACGATTACATTTTTTTTAATGAAATTATTACCTGGATCACCATATGCTAACCAAGAAAAGCTATCTCCTGAGCAAAGGGAAATATTAGATAAGCAAGCTGGTTTAGATAAACCGGTAATTGAACAGTATGCACTTTATATAGGTAATGTTGCTAAAGGTGATTTTGGAACTTCCTTTCAATTTAAAAACCAACCAGTATCGAAATTATTAAAAGAGCGCATTGGTCCATCTGTTCAACTTGGATCACAAGCAATTATTTTTGGAACACTTGTTGGAATATTATTAGGAACGGTTGCAGCTATGCGACAGAATACTTGGGTTGATACGATAGCTACCTTAATAGCTATTCTTGGAAGATCAATACCAAATTTTGTTTTTGCCGTTTTACTACAATATGTTTTTGCCATTAAACTTGGCATTTTGCCAATTGCCAAGTGGGAAGGTTTTTCATCAACGATTCTTCCGACGTTGGCACTTGCTATGTCACCATTAGCAGATTCTGCCCGATTTATTAGAACGGAAATGGTTGAGGTACTAAGTAGTGATTATATTGAACTAGCAAAAGCAAAAGGATTTAGTCGTATGCAAGTTGTCTTTAGACATGGTTTAAGAAACAGTTTGATTCCTTTAATTACATTGTTAGGACCTCTAGCTGTTTCTCTTATGACTGGATCATTAGTTGTTGAAAATATTTTTGCTATTCCAGGGATTGGGGAACAATTTGTTAAGTCAATTATGACCAATGACTACCCAACTATCATGGCTGTTACAGTTTTATTCTCAACAATGTTAGTAGTGGTTATCTTGATAGTAGATTTACTTTATGGAATAGTGGATCCAAGGATTCGTGTGACAGAAGGAGGAAAAGATTAA